Proteins co-encoded in one Candidatus Dormiibacterota bacterium genomic window:
- a CDS encoding SpoIID/LytB domain-containing protein produces the protein MKRRSFVAASAAAVACAPLLGAVSGQPPSLRVLLGEGSPRPVPSGGFEFGGRLYRGSFSRAPDGRVINLVALEEYLYSVVPREMPSSWPVAALQIQAICARTFVLRHAHPQRPFDVVPSDLDQVYEGTATESPAGRQAVDATTGTILRYGNVYADIAYSSCCGGHTESASDAWGGAPVPYLAGVVCPYCMASPDYRWSRDIAFAAIARATARQLSGMGQLRDVRLGTRDASGRARYIELITNRATAAVQGSDFRLTVGPRVMPSLLILTLSVQAAEGALTGPLLHLEGAGNGHGVGLCQWGARGMALRNATAATIAGFYFPGTTPDTWTNVSPPATRTTSLRH, from the coding sequence GTGAAGCGCCGGAGCTTTGTCGCGGCGTCGGCTGCGGCCGTAGCGTGCGCCCCGCTGCTCGGCGCCGTAAGCGGCCAACCGCCATCGCTGCGGGTGCTGCTGGGCGAAGGTTCGCCTCGGCCGGTTCCGAGCGGGGGCTTCGAGTTCGGAGGCCGGCTGTATCGCGGCAGTTTTTCCCGCGCACCCGACGGTCGCGTCATCAATCTCGTTGCGCTCGAGGAGTATCTCTACAGTGTGGTTCCGCGTGAAATGCCCTCGTCGTGGCCCGTTGCCGCACTGCAGATCCAGGCGATTTGCGCGCGAACGTTCGTCTTGCGGCATGCACACCCGCAGCGTCCGTTCGACGTCGTGCCGTCGGACCTGGATCAAGTCTACGAGGGAACGGCTACGGAGTCGCCGGCGGGCCGGCAAGCGGTGGACGCAACGACCGGAACGATTCTTCGTTACGGCAACGTCTACGCCGACATTGCCTATTCATCGTGCTGCGGCGGGCACACGGAGTCGGCTTCCGATGCCTGGGGGGGCGCGCCCGTGCCGTATCTCGCGGGCGTCGTATGCCCGTACTGCATGGCCTCTCCCGACTACCGCTGGTCGCGGGACATCGCCTTCGCCGCGATCGCGCGCGCGACGGCGCGGCAGTTGAGCGGAATGGGGCAGTTGCGCGACGTGCGCCTCGGCACGCGCGATGCAAGCGGTCGCGCGCGCTACATCGAGTTGATTACCAACCGTGCGACTGCGGCCGTGCAGGGGAGCGATTTTCGGCTGACCGTGGGACCGCGGGTCATGCCAAGCCTGCTGATCCTCACGCTTTCCGTGCAGGCGGCTGAAGGAGCGCTCACCGGGCCGCTACTGCACCTCGAGGGGGCAGGCAACGGCCACGGCGTCGGGCTGTGCCAATGGGGCGCGCGCGGAATGGCGCTCAGGAACGCGACGGCCGCGACCATCGCCGGCTTCTACTTTCCAGGCACCACGCCCGACACATGGACGAACGTCTCGCCGCCTGCTACGCGTACGACCTCCCTCCGGCACTGA
- the queA gene encoding tRNA preQ1(34) S-adenosylmethionine ribosyltransferase-isomerase QueA gives MDERLAACYAYDLPPALIAQEPAARREDARLLVVRDDALEDRTVAELPRLLRPGDLVVLNETRVLAARLYARRRSGGRVEILLLHPAGGSMRYDPNAASWIALLRPAKRVGEGERLELVSRGGDGAGAAVVVAALEHGARELRFELDMPFEEMLGRVGRLALPPYIHNESDDAQERYQTVFARVPGSVAAPTASLHVTDRLLAALAAHGVEIVKLALDVGLGTFRPMQTQRIDEHVMHAERYAISPQSVQAIERARSTGRRVVAIGTTVVRALEGNVGEHGALCAGEFETALFITPGFRFRVVDAMMTNFHLPRSTLLVMVSAFAGRERILRAYRAAIERGYRFFSFGDAMLLERERSAR, from the coding sequence ATGGACGAACGTCTCGCCGCCTGCTACGCGTACGACCTCCCTCCGGCACTGATCGCGCAAGAGCCGGCGGCGCGGCGCGAGGACGCCCGTCTGCTGGTCGTACGCGACGATGCGTTAGAGGACCGTACGGTAGCAGAGCTTCCCAGGCTCTTGCGTCCTGGCGATTTGGTCGTCCTCAACGAGACACGCGTGCTCGCGGCGCGTCTGTACGCGCGGCGCCGGAGCGGCGGGCGCGTCGAGATTCTGCTCCTGCATCCCGCCGGCGGCAGCATGCGATACGATCCGAATGCGGCGTCATGGATCGCGTTGCTCCGGCCGGCGAAGCGCGTTGGCGAAGGCGAGCGGCTCGAGCTCGTGTCTCGTGGAGGCGACGGCGCTGGGGCGGCAGTGGTCGTTGCCGCTCTGGAGCATGGTGCGCGCGAGCTGCGCTTCGAGCTCGACATGCCCTTCGAGGAGATGCTCGGGCGCGTGGGCCGGTTGGCGCTGCCTCCGTACATTCATAATGAATCCGACGACGCGCAAGAGCGGTACCAAACCGTTTTCGCGCGCGTTCCGGGAAGCGTGGCGGCGCCGACGGCGTCGTTACACGTCACCGACCGGCTCCTCGCCGCGCTCGCGGCACACGGCGTCGAGATCGTAAAGCTTGCGCTGGACGTCGGTTTAGGGACGTTTCGTCCGATGCAGACGCAGCGCATCGACGAGCACGTCATGCACGCCGAGCGATACGCGATTTCGCCGCAGAGCGTGCAAGCGATCGAACGCGCGCGTTCGACCGGCCGGCGGGTCGTTGCGATCGGAACGACCGTCGTGCGCGCACTGGAAGGGAACGTCGGCGAGCACGGCGCTCTGTGCGCCGGCGAGTTCGAGACGGCGCTCTTTATCACGCCCGGCTTTCGCTTTCGCGTCGTGGACGCGATGATGACCAACTTTCATCTGCCGCGCTCGACGTTGCTCGTGATGGTGAGCGCGTTTGCCGGTAGAGAGCGCATTCTGCGCGCCTATCGCGCTGCAATCGAGCGCGGCTACCGGTTCTTTTCGTTTGGAGATGCGATGCTACTCGAGCGCGAAAGGAGCGCACGATGA
- the ruvB gene encoding Holliday junction branch migration DNA helicase RuvB, with protein MSDPRKRLLGPHGDDRAVDAHETLEEELYTASLRPRTFAEYVGQDQVVENLHIAIHAAQRRNEPLEHVLFYGPPGLGKTTLAGLIAREMGANFRPTSGPTLEKPKDLVGILTSLEEGDVLFIDEVHRLGSVVEEFLYPAMEEFQIDFLVDRGAYAKTLKLPLKRFTLVGATTRAGMLSAPLRERFGIVQHLDYYAVDALERIVKRSAGMLGVPIDDAGALAIASRSRGTPRIANRLLRRVRDYAEVKAQGAITRTVATEALEREGVDEAGLDRLDRAFLRTIVEQYQGGPVGIASIAATLSEDAETLEDVVEPYLLKEHYVRRTASGRKATAQAYRHLGVEPPRSAQAELFT; from the coding sequence GTCTCTTGGGGCCGCACGGCGACGATCGCGCAGTCGACGCGCACGAGACGCTCGAGGAGGAGCTGTATACGGCGAGCCTCCGACCGCGAACGTTCGCGGAGTACGTCGGCCAGGATCAGGTGGTCGAGAACCTGCACATCGCTATCCACGCCGCGCAGCGGCGAAACGAGCCGCTCGAGCACGTACTCTTCTACGGCCCCCCCGGTCTGGGCAAGACGACGCTCGCGGGACTCATCGCGCGCGAGATGGGCGCAAACTTTCGCCCGACCAGCGGCCCGACGCTCGAGAAACCGAAGGATCTCGTCGGTATCCTGACGTCGCTCGAGGAAGGCGACGTGCTCTTCATCGACGAGGTACACCGTCTGGGCAGCGTAGTCGAAGAGTTTCTCTATCCGGCGATGGAAGAGTTTCAGATCGACTTTCTCGTCGACCGTGGCGCGTACGCGAAGACGTTGAAGCTGCCGCTGAAGCGCTTCACGCTCGTCGGCGCGACCACGCGCGCGGGCATGCTCTCTGCGCCGTTGCGCGAGCGCTTCGGGATCGTGCAGCATCTGGATTACTACGCAGTCGACGCACTGGAGCGCATCGTCAAACGCTCGGCGGGGATGCTCGGCGTCCCGATCGACGACGCCGGCGCGCTTGCAATCGCATCGCGCAGCCGCGGCACGCCGCGTATCGCGAATCGGCTCTTGCGGCGCGTGCGCGACTACGCTGAGGTCAAGGCGCAAGGCGCGATCACGCGTACGGTCGCGACCGAGGCGCTCGAGCGTGAGGGCGTCGACGAAGCCGGCCTGGATCGCCTCGACCGCGCGTTCTTGCGCACGATCGTCGAACAGTATCAAGGCGGGCCTGTCGGGATCGCATCGATTGCCGCAACGCTAAGCGAGGACGCGGAGACGCTCGAGGACGTCGTCGAACCGTATCTCCTGAAGGAGCACTACGTTCGCCGGACGGCGAGCGGCCGAAAGGCCACGGCGCAGGCGTATCGCCATCTCGGCGTCGAGCCGCCACGCTCGGCACAGGCCGAGCTCTTCACGTGA